A region from the Altererythrobacter sp. H2 genome encodes:
- a CDS encoding group I truncated hemoglobin produces MSWIILALLAGQPAAVPEIDWDKEFGVEARVPDPVTGELPVDPYVRSNDNAGSAPFRGDRMAAAFKGKDGIRRIVERTVELSTADPRIADIFAAHDMIRLRRTLFEQFCFVLNAGCDYTGRSMKSAHTGMGLRMADMNALVKNLQVAMKEEGVPFAAQNRFLAKLAPMSRDLVER; encoded by the coding sequence ATGTCATGGATCATCCTTGCGTTACTGGCCGGGCAGCCTGCGGCCGTGCCGGAAATCGACTGGGACAAGGAATTCGGCGTCGAAGCCAGGGTGCCGGATCCTGTCACCGGTGAACTGCCGGTCGATCCCTATGTCCGGTCAAACGATAACGCAGGTTCAGCCCCGTTCAGGGGTGACCGGATGGCGGCCGCCTTCAAGGGCAAAGACGGCATCCGCCGCATTGTCGAACGCACTGTTGAGCTGAGTACGGCCGATCCGCGGATTGCTGACATCTTTGCAGCGCATGACATGATCCGCTTGCGCAGAACGCTCTTCGAGCAGTTCTGCTTCGTGCTGAACGCGGGGTGCGACTATACCGGGCGTTCCATGAAATCTGCACACACCGGCATGGGTCTGCGCATGGCAGACATGAATGCACTCGTAAAAAACCTGCAAGTGGCGATGAAGGAAGAGGGCGTGCCGTTTGCTGCGCAGAACCGTTTTCTCGCCAAGCTCGCGCCCATGTCCCGGGATCTGGTGGAACGCTGA
- a CDS encoding DUF3034 family protein encodes MRWLLIGSLWATFLTSAHSASAEELDWFSGDKLVLTNGVSTIEGTSGGGLATWATIAGRATDAGVGISGHVTAIELADFRWQSHGIAIGIANRIELSYARQNFDTLDAGTTLGLGRGYTLNQDVFGAKVRIAGDLVYGSPALPQIAIGLQHKRNLDSPVTQAVGAATHQSTDVTISATKLILSRSLLVNATLRLTEANEGGLLGFGSTTGKGHSVQIEGSLGYQLSRRALIGAELRTKPDNLGLGESNWFDLFAAYAVTDNVTVTAAYVDLGKVATFEKQHGAFLSAQVAF; translated from the coding sequence ATGCGCTGGTTACTCATCGGAAGCCTGTGGGCGACCTTCCTCACCAGCGCACATTCTGCGTCCGCTGAAGAACTCGACTGGTTTTCCGGCGACAAGCTGGTCCTGACCAATGGCGTTTCGACAATAGAAGGCACCAGCGGCGGCGGCCTCGCCACCTGGGCCACCATCGCCGGGCGGGCAACAGATGCCGGCGTGGGTATATCCGGGCACGTTACCGCGATTGAGCTGGCTGACTTCCGCTGGCAGAGCCACGGCATCGCCATCGGCATCGCCAACCGGATCGAGCTGTCTTACGCCCGGCAGAACTTCGACACGCTCGACGCAGGCACCACGCTTGGGCTGGGGCGCGGATACACTCTCAATCAGGATGTGTTCGGCGCCAAGGTGCGGATCGCCGGTGATCTGGTCTATGGCAGTCCTGCCCTGCCGCAGATTGCCATCGGGCTTCAGCACAAGCGCAACCTCGATTCCCCGGTGACGCAGGCGGTTGGTGCTGCCACGCACCAGAGCACCGACGTGACCATAAGCGCGACCAAGCTGATCCTTTCACGAAGCCTGCTGGTCAATGCAACCTTGCGCCTGACGGAAGCCAATGAAGGCGGCCTGCTCGGCTTCGGCAGCACCACCGGGAAGGGTCACTCGGTGCAGATCGAAGGATCACTGGGCTATCAGTTGTCCCGCCGCGCCCTGATCGGCGCCGAGTTGCGGACCAAGCCGGACAATCTGGGTCTCGGCGAAAGCAACTGGTTCGACCTGTTTGCGGCCTATGCCGTGACCGACAATGTCACGGTGACGGCAGCTTATGTCGATCTGGGCAAGGTTGCGACGTTCGAAAAGCAGCACGGCGCATTCCTTTCCGCGCAAGTGGCATTCTAG